The Burkholderia cepacia genome includes a region encoding these proteins:
- a CDS encoding ABC transporter permease, whose amino-acid sequence MYNPAVLVVAAGVVLPMIVLAVVSLSAPRDFGGVSWGDFTAGAYERIVFDRDWDGVRVLQHGYIDIFARSVVMALLTTAGCLLIGLPTALFMATRPLKWKATLLILITIPFWTCVVVQMYGLIIVIADNGLLNQILSRAGLMQGTLGLLYTDLATLIGLVYAFTPFMVLPIFAALDDFDWRLAEAAYDLGAHKPAVLLHVVVPCCRPGIMAGIGLVFVPALGSYTIPGLLGGNHAFMIGNLIDFQFAGGRDWPLGAAMSFALLAAVLLAMLASRLGSLFQRQERVHDFA is encoded by the coding sequence ATGTATAACCCGGCGGTGCTTGTCGTGGCCGCAGGTGTGGTTCTTCCGATGATCGTCCTGGCAGTGGTCTCGCTCAGTGCACCGCGCGACTTCGGCGGCGTCTCGTGGGGCGACTTCACTGCCGGCGCATACGAGCGGATTGTCTTCGATCGGGACTGGGACGGGGTACGCGTCCTTCAGCACGGCTACATCGACATTTTTGCCCGGTCGGTGGTCATGGCTCTGCTGACCACCGCGGGATGTCTGCTGATCGGGCTCCCGACGGCGCTGTTCATGGCGACGCGCCCCCTGAAGTGGAAGGCCACGTTGCTGATCCTGATCACGATCCCGTTCTGGACCTGCGTCGTCGTCCAGATGTACGGATTGATCATCGTCATTGCAGACAACGGCTTGCTGAACCAGATATTGAGCCGGGCGGGTCTCATGCAGGGGACGCTCGGCCTGCTCTACACCGATCTCGCGACGCTGATCGGTCTCGTCTATGCATTCACGCCGTTCATGGTCCTGCCGATCTTCGCTGCGCTCGACGACTTCGACTGGCGGCTGGCCGAAGCGGCCTACGATCTGGGGGCACACAAGCCGGCGGTACTGCTCCATGTCGTCGTACCGTGTTGCCGTCCGGGCATCATGGCAGGAATCGGGCTCGTCTTTGTTCCGGCGCTGGGTTCCTATACGATCCCGGGTCTGCTCGGCGGTAACCACGCTTTCATGATCGGCAATCTGATCGACTTCCAGTTTGCCGGCGGACGGGATTGGCCTTTGGGCGCCGCGATGTCGTTCGCGTTGCTCGCCGCTGTGCTTCTGGCGATGCTCGCGTCTCGACTGGGTTCGCTCTTCCAGCGGCAGGAGCGCGTTCATGATTTCGCCTGA
- a CDS encoding ABC transporter permease: MISPELRRFPLTAAIAIAVLVFLYLPLLTVMAMSFNVGPSALIWDGFGIRGYVEAWSDPTLVRAAKNSLLLALASTVLSTMLATSAAVAWWSRSDRHGLDPAGLVIALPLAIPEIVLAIATMMLFSMFESELGFGAVLFAHVVFSVPLAYLPIKARLKTIDRTLLEAAADLSATPWAAFRQITAPLALPGIVAGALLAFVASMNDYVTSYFLAGAGMTTLPMYIFGALKIGITPKVSAVSTVVIGLSTIQLTVVWIIGARGKRRSRAEQSEIHHANLHAIGTA; this comes from the coding sequence ATGATTTCGCCTGAACTGCGCCGGTTTCCGCTGACCGCGGCAATTGCGATCGCCGTGCTGGTGTTCCTCTATCTGCCACTGCTGACGGTGATGGCGATGAGCTTCAACGTCGGCCCGTCGGCCCTCATATGGGACGGGTTTGGCATTCGAGGTTACGTCGAGGCTTGGTCCGATCCGACGCTGGTCCGCGCTGCGAAGAATTCACTGTTGCTGGCGCTGGCGTCGACGGTGCTCTCCACCATGCTCGCGACGAGCGCGGCGGTCGCTTGGTGGTCGAGAAGCGATCGGCACGGTCTCGACCCGGCAGGACTCGTCATTGCGCTTCCGCTCGCGATACCCGAAATCGTACTGGCGATCGCGACCATGATGCTGTTCTCGATGTTCGAGTCAGAGCTTGGATTCGGCGCCGTTCTGTTTGCTCATGTGGTGTTCAGTGTGCCGCTTGCCTATCTGCCGATCAAAGCCAGGCTCAAGACGATCGATCGCACGCTGCTCGAGGCGGCCGCGGACCTGTCGGCCACGCCATGGGCGGCATTTCGACAAATTACCGCGCCTTTGGCTCTACCCGGCATCGTCGCAGGGGCTTTGCTGGCATTCGTCGCGTCGATGAATGATTACGTCACCAGCTACTTTCTCGCCGGCGCCGGCATGACGACATTGCCGATGTATATCTTCGGTGCATTGAAGATCGGCATCACACCCAAGGTCAGCGCCGTGTCGACCGTCGTCATCGGCCTCTCGACAATACAACTGACGGTAGTCTGGATCATCGGTGCTCGAGGTAAAAGAAGATCCAGGGCCGAGCAGTCCGAGATACACCACGCCAATCTCCACGCAATAGGAACAGCATGA
- a CDS encoding extracellular solute-binding protein, protein MKKTIGAMLLLAAVTTQAAELHIGSWPNILPVNLLKKFQADTGIETTLDTYASDAALTQKLQAGGGGYDVVVAGDYYVPVLVKSGLLLKLDKRKLPNVANIKPEYRHPSFDPQRDYAMPFTVVLTGFAYDSARVPGGRLDDSWKSFFEPPAALRGEVGDLDVEEELYMAASWYLGQDECTERPDDAKRVLDVLQKQKPFVKTYSNDGTVDRLASRQIIVQHVWNGAAARAQDRLPTIRFVYPKEGVRLFMDSLLVPAKARNVESAYKFIDWMMRPENIALVTNALRYSNEIVGSERYIDPALHDNPAIKTPEQYKDRLKPYKMCSPAAIQLRNKVWLKLKGNQ, encoded by the coding sequence ATGAAAAAAACAATCGGTGCGATGTTGCTTCTTGCCGCCGTCACGACCCAGGCCGCCGAGCTCCATATCGGAAGCTGGCCGAACATCCTGCCTGTCAACTTGCTCAAGAAGTTCCAGGCTGATACCGGCATCGAGACGACACTCGACACCTATGCGAGCGATGCGGCGCTGACCCAGAAACTGCAGGCAGGAGGAGGGGGGTACGACGTTGTGGTCGCCGGAGACTACTACGTGCCGGTGCTCGTGAAGTCCGGCCTTCTGCTCAAGCTCGACAAGCGCAAGTTGCCCAATGTCGCCAACATCAAGCCCGAGTACCGTCATCCGTCGTTCGATCCCCAGCGGGACTACGCGATGCCTTTCACGGTCGTCCTGACCGGGTTTGCTTACGACAGCGCGCGTGTGCCGGGCGGCCGCCTCGACGATAGCTGGAAGTCGTTCTTCGAGCCGCCCGCGGCACTTCGCGGCGAGGTCGGCGATCTGGACGTCGAGGAGGAACTGTACATGGCGGCGAGCTGGTATCTGGGACAGGATGAATGCACCGAGCGCCCCGACGATGCGAAACGCGTCCTCGACGTACTGCAGAAGCAGAAACCATTCGTGAAGACATATAGCAACGACGGAACGGTCGATCGTCTCGCGTCCAGGCAAATCATCGTTCAGCACGTCTGGAACGGTGCCGCCGCGCGAGCACAGGATCGCTTGCCGACTATCCGGTTCGTGTATCCGAAAGAGGGCGTCCGACTGTTCATGGACAGCCTGCTAGTTCCGGCAAAGGCGCGAAATGTCGAATCGGCCTACAAGTTCATCGACTGGATGATGCGACCCGAGAACATCGCGCTGGTGACGAACGCACTACGGTACAGCAACGAGATTGTCGGATCGGAGCGCTACATTGACCCTGCGCTGCATGACAATCCTGCGATCAAGACGCCGGAGCAGTATAAGGATCGGCTCAAGCCTTACAAGATGTGTTCACCTGCTGCGATTCAACTGCGTAACAAGGTCTGGCTGAAGCTGAAGGGAAATCAATGA
- a CDS encoding LysR family transcriptional regulator, protein MEIPTQRQLLYFEAVMAERSFRKAADKLQVAPSEVSRQIQRLENETGLHLFDRHISGVVATEQAECLLRYHRGCEATYEVLQSELDALRSLTTGYVAISASEGVIPALTNEILWEFGRRYPAVRLSLNIRATGEIVDEVRKDIAHIGIAYNPPTSEGILVHRSVIHHVVAAVRPDHPLASHPGPITFGRAISYPFATMPPMYGLGSTIDMLARGETMRFQPRLVGNTLDMLRRFALAGMGVAFLTDYSIATEVAEGRLVGKRIDHPLLGRQSVQLLVKADRTLPHAAQVLLQCVESRMAIFEMGDA, encoded by the coding sequence ATGGAGATCCCGACCCAACGCCAATTGCTGTATTTCGAAGCGGTCATGGCTGAACGATCCTTTCGCAAGGCGGCGGACAAACTGCAGGTTGCGCCGTCCGAAGTGAGCCGTCAGATTCAGCGCCTCGAAAACGAGACCGGCTTGCACCTTTTCGACCGCCATATCTCGGGCGTCGTCGCGACGGAACAGGCGGAATGCCTGCTTCGCTACCATCGGGGATGCGAAGCGACTTACGAAGTGCTGCAAAGCGAACTGGATGCGCTGCGTTCGCTCACGACGGGATACGTCGCGATTTCCGCCAGCGAAGGCGTGATTCCTGCGCTGACGAATGAAATTCTGTGGGAATTCGGGCGGCGCTATCCGGCCGTGCGCCTTTCATTGAATATTCGCGCGACCGGGGAAATCGTGGACGAGGTGCGCAAGGACATTGCGCATATCGGCATCGCCTATAATCCGCCGACTTCCGAGGGCATCCTGGTTCATCGCAGCGTCATTCATCATGTCGTTGCCGCGGTGCGACCGGATCACCCGTTGGCTTCGCACCCCGGGCCGATCACGTTCGGACGGGCGATCTCGTATCCGTTCGCCACCATGCCGCCGATGTATGGACTGGGCAGCACGATCGACATGCTGGCTCGCGGAGAGACCATGCGCTTTCAGCCGCGCCTGGTCGGCAATACGCTCGACATGCTGCGCCGGTTCGCGCTGGCGGGGATGGGCGTCGCATTTCTGACGGATTATTCGATCGCGACGGAAGTGGCCGAAGGCCGACTGGTCGGCAAGCGCATCGACCACCCGCTCCTCGGGCGCCAGAGTGTCCAGCTGCTGGTGAAAGCCGATCGGACGTTGCCCCATGCGGCGCAGGTGCTTCTGCAATGCGTCGAGAGCCGGATGGCAATCTTCGAGATGGGTGATGCGTGA
- a CDS encoding MFS transporter: protein MSIAFDAADGVQSAYRKIDRRVLAFLAVGYSIAYIDRVNIGFAKIQMQQDLGLGDAAYGFGAGLFFLGYMLFEIPSNQLLTRIGARKTLSRIMLLWGIASMSMLVVTDATSFYVIRFLLGMCEAGFAPGMLFYLARWYPRERLSRATALLLGAAPIGGIVAGPVSGWLLEHLTDVAGLAGWQWMFLIEGIPAVLLGVIALTWLSDSPNDAQWLTADEKRMVIERLDAASSSREGWQSLKAVLGDAGIYRLSAIYFCLICGVYVVGFWLPSILKAGGVKSVAEIGWYSAIPYAAAVAAMYLLARRSDRLLERRLHAGVATAAAAVALAVAAIFVDRFGIAIVAITIATALTFAGYAVFWAIPSEYLPASISASGIAFVNTVGLFGGFLSPTIIGTLKSATGSTAAGLFVIVGLLALGAVLLLVRPVASSEGARA from the coding sequence ATGTCAATCGCGTTCGACGCCGCTGACGGCGTGCAATCCGCATACCGGAAAATAGATCGCCGGGTACTCGCGTTCCTCGCCGTCGGCTATTCCATCGCGTACATCGATCGCGTCAACATCGGCTTCGCGAAAATTCAGATGCAGCAGGATCTCGGGCTGGGAGACGCCGCCTACGGGTTTGGCGCGGGCCTGTTTTTTCTCGGCTACATGCTGTTCGAGATTCCGAGCAACCAGCTGTTGACCCGGATCGGCGCGCGCAAAACGCTGAGCCGCATCATGCTGCTGTGGGGCATCGCGTCGATGTCGATGCTGGTCGTCACCGACGCCACCTCGTTCTACGTCATCCGGTTTCTGCTCGGCATGTGCGAGGCCGGGTTCGCGCCCGGCATGCTTTTCTACCTGGCGCGCTGGTACCCGCGCGAGCGGCTCAGCCGGGCGACGGCGCTGTTGCTCGGCGCCGCGCCGATCGGCGGCATCGTGGCCGGCCCGGTCTCGGGGTGGCTGCTCGAACACCTGACGGACGTCGCCGGCCTCGCCGGCTGGCAATGGATGTTCCTGATCGAAGGCATTCCCGCCGTTCTGCTCGGCGTGATCGCGCTCACCTGGTTGAGCGATTCGCCAAACGATGCGCAATGGCTGACGGCCGACGAAAAGCGGATGGTCATCGAACGGCTGGACGCCGCGTCGTCGAGTCGCGAAGGGTGGCAATCCCTGAAGGCCGTGCTGGGTGACGCCGGCATCTATCGCCTGTCGGCGATCTACTTCTGCTTGATCTGCGGGGTCTACGTCGTCGGCTTCTGGCTTCCGTCGATCCTGAAAGCGGGCGGCGTGAAGAGCGTCGCCGAGATCGGCTGGTATTCCGCGATTCCGTATGCGGCAGCCGTGGCGGCGATGTATTTGCTGGCACGACGTTCCGATCGATTGCTCGAGCGGCGCCTGCATGCCGGCGTCGCAACCGCGGCGGCCGCCGTGGCGCTCGCGGTCGCCGCGATCTTCGTCGACCGTTTCGGCATCGCGATCGTCGCGATCACGATTGCGACCGCGCTGACGTTCGCGGGTTACGCGGTGTTCTGGGCGATTCCGTCGGAATATCTCCCGGCCTCGATCTCGGCGAGCGGCATCGCGTTCGTCAATACCGTCGGCCTGTTCGGCGGGTTTCTCAGCCCGACGATCATCGGCACGTTGAAATCGGCGACGGGCAGCACCGCCGCCGGATTGTTCGTGATCGTCGGATTGCTCGCGCTCGGCGCGGTGCTGCTGCTGGTGCGTCCCGTCGCGTCTTCGGAGGGCGCGCGCGCATGA
- a CDS encoding M81 family metallopeptidase, producing MKFYVAGLLHETNTFVASRARYCDFTSGANGPIVRGDAMLALRDANLAIGGFIGALDPATDVVVPGVWAHATPSGPVTRDAFERIVGEIVEGARTAKADAVFLDLHGAMVAEHVDDGEGELLTRVREAVGHGVTIVAALDLHANVTAQMFRSADGLVAYRTYPHVDMSDTGARAARLIKKLARERESHHRGIRRGPFLVPIEAMATSRPPAADLYATLATLEADLGVDLSIALGFPAADIAECGPTIWGYGISQTALNEALDRLYRQFVCRENDWQATCLSPDEAVKTAVALAANATRPVVIADTHDNPGAGADSNTTEMLAALVFHGVTRAALGVLCDPLAAAAAHAAGVGSVIALTLAEGTPRAFRATFVVDALSDGECRLEGPMMRNVTLRLGPCACLRIDGVRVVVSSVKTQLLDRNLYRMVGIQPEAMAILVNKSSVHFRAAFEPIAEAVLVARTVDGIVTDPARLPWRKLNPSVRIAPGYEGQGRI from the coding sequence ATGAAGTTCTACGTTGCCGGGTTGCTTCACGAAACCAACACCTTTGTGGCATCGCGCGCCCGCTACTGCGACTTCACGAGCGGTGCGAATGGTCCGATCGTCAGGGGCGACGCCATGCTCGCGCTGCGGGACGCGAATCTTGCGATCGGCGGCTTCATCGGCGCGCTCGATCCCGCTACGGACGTCGTGGTCCCCGGCGTGTGGGCGCATGCGACGCCGTCGGGCCCGGTCACGCGAGACGCGTTCGAGCGCATCGTCGGCGAGATCGTCGAAGGGGCGCGAACCGCGAAGGCGGACGCGGTGTTTCTCGATCTTCACGGGGCGATGGTTGCCGAGCACGTCGACGACGGCGAAGGGGAACTCCTGACGCGGGTTCGCGAAGCCGTGGGGCATGGCGTGACCATCGTTGCCGCGCTGGACCTGCACGCGAACGTGACGGCCCAGATGTTCCGCAGCGCCGACGGCCTCGTCGCATATCGCACCTATCCTCATGTCGACATGTCCGACACCGGCGCGCGCGCGGCCCGCCTGATCAAGAAGCTCGCGCGGGAGCGCGAGAGCCATCACCGCGGCATCCGGCGCGGGCCGTTCCTCGTGCCGATCGAAGCGATGGCGACGTCGCGCCCGCCGGCGGCGGACCTGTATGCGACGCTGGCGACGCTCGAAGCCGATCTCGGCGTCGACTTGTCGATTGCGCTGGGCTTCCCGGCCGCGGACATCGCCGAGTGCGGCCCGACGATCTGGGGATACGGCATCAGTCAAACCGCGCTGAACGAAGCGCTGGATCGCCTTTACCGTCAATTCGTGTGCCGCGAGAACGACTGGCAAGCCACCTGCCTGTCGCCCGACGAGGCCGTGAAGACCGCCGTCGCGCTCGCGGCGAACGCGACGCGTCCGGTCGTGATCGCAGACACGCACGACAATCCGGGCGCCGGCGCAGACTCGAACACGACCGAAATGCTCGCGGCGCTGGTGTTCCACGGCGTGACGCGCGCGGCGCTGGGGGTCCTCTGCGATCCGCTCGCGGCGGCGGCGGCCCATGCCGCAGGCGTCGGATCAGTCATTGCGCTGACCCTGGCGGAGGGCACGCCGCGCGCGTTTCGCGCGACCTTCGTCGTCGACGCGCTCTCCGACGGCGAATGCCGGCTGGAAGGGCCGATGATGCGCAATGTCACGTTGCGTCTCGGGCCGTGCGCGTGCCTGCGCATCGACGGCGTGCGCGTGGTCGTGAGCAGCGTGAAAACCCAGTTGCTGGATCGCAACCTCTATCGGATGGTCGGCATCCAGCCGGAAGCGATGGCGATTCTGGTGAACAAGAGCTCGGTTCATTTCCGTGCCGCGTTCGAGCCGATCGCCGAGGCGGTGCTGGTCGCGCGAACCGTGGACGGCATCGTCACCGATCCCGCCAGGCTGCCGTGGCGAAAACTGAACCCTTCCGTGCGGATCGCTCCCGGATACGAAGGGCAGGGCCGGATTTGA
- a CDS encoding H-NS histone family protein, with protein MPTYRDLKAQIRTLQAQAELARKREISVALEKIRELIAEFDLKPEDLFADIQRKSRRIRRRAPATAKYRDPASGALWSGRGKEPRWIAGRDRDMYLIPTSA; from the coding sequence ATGCCAACCTATCGGGACTTGAAAGCCCAGATTCGTACTCTCCAGGCTCAGGCGGAGCTCGCACGCAAGCGGGAAATCTCGGTCGCGCTCGAGAAGATTCGAGAATTGATCGCCGAATTCGATCTGAAACCCGAGGACCTGTTTGCCGATATCCAGCGAAAGTCACGTCGGATCAGGCGGCGCGCGCCCGCTACGGCAAAGTATCGCGATCCTGCATCGGGCGCGCTCTGGAGCGGGCGCGGGAAGGAGCCTCGGTGGATCGCCGGTCGTGATCGCGACATGTACCTGATCCCGACGTCGGCATAG
- a CDS encoding SGNH/GDSL hydrolase family protein: MAQKTVLCYGDSNTHGTRPMTRPGVLERFDRDDRWTGVLAQALGAGWRVVEEGLPARTTVHDDPIEGRHKNGLSYLRPCLESHLPVNVVVLMLGTNDLKARFSVTPADIAVSAGVLLAELEACRAGPAGTTPQVVLMAPAPIVEVGFLGEIFAGGAAKSRQLASLYARIARDAGAHFLDVGEIVEVSPVDGVHFSADHHRVLGRKLAAFLQQLQ, from the coding sequence ATGGCGCAGAAGACCGTGCTCTGCTACGGCGACTCGAACACCCACGGCACGCGCCCGATGACGCGCCCCGGCGTGCTGGAGCGCTTCGATCGCGACGACCGCTGGACGGGTGTGCTCGCGCAAGCGCTGGGCGCAGGCTGGCGAGTCGTCGAAGAAGGGTTGCCCGCTCGCACGACCGTCCATGACGACCCGATCGAAGGCCGGCACAAGAACGGCCTGTCGTATCTGCGACCGTGCCTGGAAAGTCATTTGCCGGTCAACGTCGTCGTGCTGATGCTCGGCACGAACGACCTGAAGGCGCGCTTCTCGGTCACGCCCGCCGACATCGCGGTCTCGGCCGGCGTATTGCTCGCCGAACTGGAGGCGTGCCGCGCGGGCCCCGCGGGCACGACGCCGCAGGTGGTGCTGATGGCGCCCGCCCCGATCGTCGAGGTCGGGTTCCTCGGCGAGATCTTCGCGGGCGGCGCGGCGAAGTCTCGCCAGCTCGCGAGCCTGTACGCGCGGATAGCCCGGGATGCCGGCGCGCATTTCCTCGACGTCGGCGAGATCGTCGAAGTCAGCCCGGTGGACGGCGTCCATTTTTCGGCCGATCACCATCGCGTGCTCGGCCGGAAGCTCGCGGCATTCCTGCAGCAGCTCCAATAG
- a CDS encoding PadR family transcriptional regulator, with amino-acid sequence MSLPHALLTALAERPGSGSELADRFDRSIGYFWQATHQQIYRELGRLEETGWIESLPAESGRGRKRAYRILPAGKKELRRWIAEPEDPTPLREALMVRLRAEAVLGPAGLEKEIRRHMALHQEKLDLYLQIEARDFPTDTASRAKRLQHLVLQAGIANERFWVEFSQHALDVLRLPKE; translated from the coding sequence ATGTCCCTGCCTCACGCACTCCTCACCGCGCTCGCCGAACGCCCCGGTTCGGGGTCCGAGCTCGCCGACCGTTTCGATCGCTCGATCGGCTATTTCTGGCAGGCCACGCACCAGCAGATCTATCGCGAGCTGGGGCGCCTCGAGGAAACGGGCTGGATCGAGTCGCTGCCCGCCGAATCGGGGCGCGGCCGCAAGCGCGCGTACCGGATCCTGCCGGCCGGCAAGAAGGAACTGCGGCGCTGGATCGCCGAACCGGAAGATCCGACGCCGCTGCGCGAAGCGTTGATGGTGCGCCTGCGCGCGGAAGCGGTGCTCGGCCCCGCGGGACTGGAAAAAGAGATCAGGCGACACATGGCGCTTCACCAGGAAAAGCTCGACCTGTATCTGCAGATCGAGGCGCGCGATTTCCCGACGGACACCGCCTCCCGCGCGAAGCGCCTGCAGCACCTGGTGCTGCAGGCCGGCATCGCGAACGAGCGGTTCTGGGTCGAGTTCTCGCAGCATGCGCTCGACGTCCTGCGCCTGCCGAAGGAATGA
- a CDS encoding FAD-dependent oxidoreductase, producing MTRYPHLTAPLELGFTSLRNRVLMGSMHVGLEEAPHGFERMAAFYAERARGEAGLIVTGGFAPNERGRPAPGGAMLTTEAEAERHRVVTRAVQAAGGRIALQILHFGRYAYHPALAAPSALKAPINPFTPHALSGDEVDETIADFVRCAALAQHAGYDGVEIMGSEGYLINEFIAARTNHRDDAWGGAYENRIRFAVEIVRRVRERVGTNFIVIYRLSMLDLVEGGSTLDEVIRLAQAIEAAGATILNTGIGWHEARIPTIATKVPRAAYAWVTRQLMGKVGIPLVATNRINTPEVAEQLLADGYCDMVSMARPFLADAEFVRKAREGRADEINTCIGCNQACLDHTFSGRITSCLVNPRACHETELVIRPARKRKRIAVVGAGPAGLGCAVTAAERGHAVTLYEAGAEIGGQFNLAKKVPGKEEFNETLRYFRRQIELRGVDLRLDTRATAEMLLQGEFDEVVIATGIVPRTPPIDGVGHPKTLGYLDVLRDDKAVGRSVAIVGAGGIGFDVAEYLTHSGDGASLNPERFLAEWGVDPAYGDAGGLREPQPEQAPRQVQLLQRKTSRVGDQLGKTTGWIHRTALKARGVGMSSAVTYRRIDDEGLHVTIDGVEQTLPVDHVVICAGQEPSRELAEQLRAAGRAIHLIGGAYEAAELDAKRAIHQGTTLAATL from the coding sequence ATGACCCGCTATCCCCACCTGACCGCGCCGCTCGAGCTGGGCTTCACGTCGCTCAGGAACCGCGTACTGATGGGGTCGATGCACGTCGGTCTCGAGGAAGCGCCGCACGGCTTCGAGCGGATGGCGGCGTTCTATGCGGAGCGCGCGCGAGGCGAGGCCGGCCTGATCGTCACGGGGGGCTTCGCGCCGAACGAGCGCGGCCGTCCGGCGCCGGGCGGTGCGATGCTGACGACCGAAGCGGAAGCCGAACGCCATCGCGTCGTGACGCGCGCGGTGCAGGCGGCGGGCGGCAGGATCGCGCTGCAGATCCTCCACTTCGGGCGCTATGCCTATCACCCGGCGCTCGCCGCGCCCAGTGCGCTGAAAGCGCCGATCAACCCGTTCACGCCGCATGCGCTGAGTGGCGACGAAGTCGACGAGACGATCGCAGACTTCGTACGATGCGCGGCGCTTGCGCAGCACGCGGGCTACGACGGCGTCGAGATCATGGGCTCCGAGGGTTACCTGATCAACGAATTCATCGCCGCGCGCACGAACCATCGCGACGACGCGTGGGGCGGCGCCTACGAGAACCGCATCCGGTTCGCGGTCGAGATCGTGCGGCGCGTGCGCGAACGGGTGGGCACGAACTTCATCGTCATCTACCGGCTGTCGATGCTCGATCTCGTCGAAGGCGGCTCGACGCTCGACGAGGTGATCCGGCTCGCGCAGGCGATCGAGGCGGCCGGTGCGACGATCCTCAATACCGGCATCGGCTGGCACGAGGCGCGCATTCCGACCATCGCGACCAAGGTGCCGCGCGCGGCGTACGCATGGGTCACGCGGCAATTGATGGGCAAGGTCGGCATCCCGCTCGTGGCGACCAACCGGATCAACACGCCGGAAGTCGCGGAACAGCTGCTCGCCGACGGTTATTGCGACATGGTGTCGATGGCGCGGCCGTTCCTCGCCGACGCCGAATTCGTGCGCAAGGCGCGGGAAGGGCGCGCAGACGAGATCAACACGTGCATCGGCTGCAACCAGGCGTGCCTCGACCATACGTTCAGCGGCAGGATCACGTCCTGCCTCGTGAATCCGCGCGCCTGTCACGAAACCGAGCTCGTGATCCGCCCCGCACGGAAGCGCAAGCGCATCGCGGTGGTCGGCGCCGGTCCGGCGGGCCTCGGTTGCGCGGTCACGGCAGCCGAGCGCGGTCACGCGGTGACGCTGTATGAAGCGGGCGCCGAGATCGGCGGCCAGTTCAACCTCGCGAAGAAGGTGCCCGGCAAGGAAGAGTTCAACGAAACGCTTCGTTATTTCCGCCGGCAGATCGAGTTGCGCGGCGTCGACCTTCGCCTCGATACGCGCGCCACCGCCGAGATGCTGCTGCAGGGCGAATTCGACGAGGTGGTGATCGCGACGGGCATCGTGCCGCGCACGCCGCCGATCGACGGCGTCGGGCATCCGAAGACGCTCGGCTATCTCGACGTGCTGCGCGACGACAAGGCCGTGGGCCGCAGCGTCGCGATCGTCGGCGCCGGCGGCATCGGCTTTGACGTGGCCGAGTACCTGACGCACAGCGGCGACGGCGCGAGCCTGAATCCCGAGCGGTTTTTGGCCGAATGGGGCGTCGATCCCGCGTACGGGGATGCCGGCGGCCTGCGCGAGCCGCAGCCTGAACAGGCGCCGCGGCAGGTGCAGTTGCTGCAGCGCAAGACGTCCAGGGTCGGCGACCAGTTGGGCAAGACCACCGGGTGGATCCACCGCACCGCGCTGAAGGCGCGCGGCGTCGGCATGTCGTCGGCGGTGACGTACCGGCGCATCGACGACGAAGGCTTGCACGTGACGATCGACGGCGTCGAACAGACGCTGCCGGTGGACCACGTGGTGATCTGCGCGGGGCAGGAGCCGTCGCGCGAACTGGCCGAACAGTTGCGGGCCGCGGGGCGCGCGATCCATCTGATCGGCGGCGCATACGAGGCCGCCGAACTCGATGCGAAGCGCGCGATTCATCAGGGTACGACGCTCGCGGCGACCCTTTGA
- a CDS encoding nuclear transport factor 2 family protein, with translation MTQAPTHLHPAVAKSLDAWHALVERKDLGTLDAIVHPDAVFRSPMAFKPYGPAPALLMALRTVITILENFTYYRQFVTDDGLSVVLEFSASVGDKALKGIDMIRFDDEGRIVEFEVMIRPFNGLQALGAEMGARLGQVLPAFKFNG, from the coding sequence ATGACGCAAGCACCGACGCATCTCCATCCCGCCGTCGCGAAATCGCTCGACGCGTGGCATGCGCTGGTCGAACGCAAGGACCTGGGCACGCTGGACGCGATCGTCCATCCGGACGCCGTGTTCCGTTCGCCGATGGCGTTCAAGCCGTACGGGCCGGCGCCCGCGCTGTTGATGGCGCTGCGCACGGTGATCACGATCCTCGAGAACTTCACCTATTACCGCCAGTTCGTCACCGATGACGGCCTGAGCGTGGTGCTGGAATTCAGCGCGAGCGTCGGCGACAAGGCGTTGAAGGGGATCGACATGATCCGCTTCGACGACGAAGGGCGGATCGTGGAATTCGAAGTGATGATCAGGCCGTTCAATGGACTGCAGGCGCTCGGTGCGGAAATGGGCGCACGGCTCGGGCAGGTTCTGCCTGCGTTCAAGTTCAACGGCTGA